The following nucleotide sequence is from Pelagibaculum spongiae.
AAACCAATCGAGAGCAAATTGCAGCAGCTCAACTAGTTGCTTGCCCGGGTTGTTATCCTACGGCAGTTCAGTTGGGGCTTTTACCTTTGCTAGAGCATGAGCTGGTCGATGCTTCCAGTTTGATTGCCGATTGTAAGTCAGGAGTGAGTGGTGGCGGTCGAGGCGCGAAAGTCGGCAGTTTAATGTGTGAATCAGCTGATAGCATGAAGGCATATGCTGTGGGTGCGCACAGACATTCTCCTGAAATTGTGCAGCAGTTATCACTAACGAGCATTCAGCCTGTTAAATTGACCTTTGTTCCCCATCTCAGTCCCATGATCAGGGGAATTCACGCTACTCTCTATGCAAGATTGAATGTTGAAGATGTTGATATTCAGTCACTGTATGAACAGCGCTATATCAACGAACCATTTGTAGATGTAATGCCTTTTGGCAGCACGCCAGAGACGCGCTCAGTCAGAGGCAGTAATTACTGCCGAATTGGTATTCATCGCCCTGAAGGTGGTGACTTACTAGTGATTTGTTCGGTGATCGATAACTTGACTAAGGGTTCTTCTGGTCAAGCGATTCAAATAATGAATTTGATGTTTGGTTTACCAGAACAAACAGCAATTAACCAACCTGCACTGCTGCCGTAAGGAATTTTATCCGAATGAATATGCCTTGGCATTTTTCTCGTAAGCGCAGTAAAGGGAAGGTTTTAGCTTGGTTATTATTGGTACCGGTGGCATTTGCCACCGGTTTCCTTTTGCAAGGTTGGGTGGTGCTAGATTTACAGCGCAAGCTTGATCAGCAAAACATGTATTCGACCGATTATATTTTTCGCTTGCAACAACAGGATGCAGAGCTAGCTCGATTACGCCGCAGTAGCCAAGTCGATATTGAAGCGGTCAGGATGGCTCAGTTGACGATTAGTGACTTGCAGCAGCAAATGGCTGATCAAGATCAGCAGCTGCAATTTTATCAGGCAGTATTATCGCCAGAAGCCAGAAAATCGGGTATTCGCCTAGTTGATCTAGATATTGAAGCAGGAATTCAGGCAGATAGATTTCAATATCGTTTATTAATGATCCAGCAAAAACGCAATGATCAATTAATTCGCGGCAACCTTAAGCTAGTGGTATCGGGTCATAAAGATGGTAAACCAGTTAGCTTCAATCTGAGCCAACTGGGTGCTGAATCCAGTAGCCGTAAATTTCGCTTTCGTTATTTTAGTGAGTTAACTGGTGAACTGGTTATTCCGCCAGGTTTTCAACCAACCAGTGTGATGGTGACCGGGCGAGTGACCAAACCCAAGCGAAGCGAATTCCAGAAAAAATATGATTGGCCCACGTTCGAACAGGGGAAAGTGCCCCCGCAAATTGATCAACTGGAGGCAGAGCAAGATGTTCCGCAGTAATAGTAAAAAGGGACAAGTTAGCAAGGACACGCCAGATACTGTGATCAGCCGTTCTACCGTTATTAAAGGTGAACTGGGTTTTAGTGGTGGGTTACATGTTGATGGCCATATTTATGGCGATGTTAAAGTCGATCCACAGGAGCCTTCTTTATTTGTATTAAGTGAAGCTGGCTTGGTACGCGGTACCGTAGTTGCACCTAATCAAATCATTAACGGCACCATTGAAGGAGATATTCGAGCCGAAGAGTCATTAGCCCTCGAAGCATCTGCAAGAATTAATGGCAATGTATATTACCGTATGCTGAAAATGGATATGGGCGCGACAGTTAATGGCCAGCTGATTCGTTTGGATGATCAATCTACACCAGCACTACTAGAAGGTAAGGCTGTGAAAAATTTAGTTGATCAACCAGAGGTTACGGAAGCAGCTAATAGTTGATCAAAATACTAGG
It contains:
- the argC gene encoding N-acetyl-gamma-glutamyl-phosphate reductase; translation: MIKVGIVGATGYTGVELLRLLAMHPEVELKTVTSRGEAGKPVSELFPSLRGHLDICFSVPDAKTLAACDVVFFATPHGVAHGLARPLMDAGVKIIDLSADFRIKDIALWEKWYGQTHGAPELAEQAVYGLPETNREQIAAAQLVACPGCYPTAVQLGLLPLLEHELVDASSLIADCKSGVSGGGRGAKVGSLMCESADSMKAYAVGAHRHSPEIVQQLSLTSIQPVKLTFVPHLSPMIRGIHATLYARLNVEDVDIQSLYEQRYINEPFVDVMPFGSTPETRSVRGSNYCRIGIHRPEGGDLLVICSVIDNLTKGSSGQAIQIMNLMFGLPEQTAINQPALLP
- a CDS encoding DUF6776 family protein, with the protein product MNMPWHFSRKRSKGKVLAWLLLVPVAFATGFLLQGWVVLDLQRKLDQQNMYSTDYIFRLQQQDAELARLRRSSQVDIEAVRMAQLTISDLQQQMADQDQQLQFYQAVLSPEARKSGIRLVDLDIEAGIQADRFQYRLLMIQQKRNDQLIRGNLKLVVSGHKDGKPVSFNLSQLGAESSSRKFRFRYFSELTGELVIPPGFQPTSVMVTGRVTKPKRSEFQKKYDWPTFEQGKVPPQIDQLEAEQDVPQ
- a CDS encoding bactofilin family protein — encoded protein: MFRSNSKKGQVSKDTPDTVISRSTVIKGELGFSGGLHVDGHIYGDVKVDPQEPSLFVLSEAGLVRGTVVAPNQIINGTIEGDIRAEESLALEASARINGNVYYRMLKMDMGATVNGQLIRLDDQSTPALLEGKAVKNLVDQPEVTEAANS